A single window of Dermacentor albipictus isolate Rhodes 1998 colony chromosome 1, USDA_Dalb.pri_finalv2, whole genome shotgun sequence DNA harbors:
- the LOC135912435 gene encoding oxytocin receptor-like isoform X2, protein MVGNEKQPCAMPDISTRTSSHAALQDSARNATFNLSSLQTTDIGNSSEESVFGPQYHSHVRITVIIIMVAFSIAGNCVVCWRLLRNHRRRRYQKAHILFLNLAVADLLVTTVTMTSQMVWEIMGRAWIAGDAFCRVFKVLQTFALASSTYMIVSIALDRHFAIVYPLAACLAPSHLAAGSWLASLIPSLPNLYMFRLVEASENLQYCASVFYARKADSPLPRQLYMTFVFLSVFVLPLILLVVLYGRILIEIWKQSSALKNRHQTASPFPKAKVKTIKLTAAIFIAFLVTNVPYMVLEMVLAFAGTGASLDQNMVALFGVISASNSTVNPYIFLFFQKSSESAKRKRFVMPFRKDAVAELPDGRSSCRNGGLELYPAPGKCNSPPVFTLAPRESSVACSSCLPTELSSL, encoded by the exons ATGGTGGGGAACGAGAAGCAACCTTGCGCGATGCCGGACATCTCCACAAGGACCTCCAGCCATGCCGCCTTGCAAGACAGCGCAAGGAACGCCACCTTTAACTTATCATCCCTGCAAACCACCGATATTGGAAACAGTAGTGAAGAGTCCGTCTTCGGTCCTCAGTACCATAGTCATGTGCGCATCACTGTTATTATAATCATGGTCGCTTTCTCAATCGCTGGCAACTGCGTCGTCTGCTGGCGGCTGCTACGAAACCATCGCCGCAGGCGCTACCAGAAAGCGCACATACTGTTCTTGAACCTCGCCGTTGCCGACCTTCTTGTTACAACCGTGACGATGACATCGCAAATGGTGTGGGAGATCATGGGCCGCGCTTGGATTGCCGGTGACGCATTCTGCAGAGTGTTTAAGGTTCTCCAAACTTTCGCACTAGCGTCTTCCACCTACATGATCGTGAGCATAGCTCTGGACAGGCACTTCGCGATCGTGTACCCGCTCGCCGCCTGCTTGGCGCCGTCACACCTGGCAGCCGGGTCATGGCTCGCCTCACTGATCCCTTCTCTGCCCAATCTGTACATGTTCCGGCTCGTTGAGGCCAGCGAAAATCTCCAATACTGCGCGTCGGTTTTCTACGCCCGTAAGGCAGACTCGCCGCTTCCTCGCCAACTGTACATGACCTTCGTTTTCCTCAGCGTGTTCGTACTTCCCCTCATTCTGCTGGTTGTGCTTTACGGTCGCATCCTGATCGAGATTTGGAAACAGAGCTCGGCGCTCAAGAATCGACACCAGACTGCCTCGCCTTTCCCAAAGGCCAAG GTGAAAACCATCAAGCTCACTGCCGCCATTTTCATCGCATTCTTGGTGACGAACGTACCCTACATGGTACTGGAAATGGTCCTGGCCTTTGCCGGCACCGGCGCCTCTCTGGATCAAAACATGGTGGCGCTGTTCGGCGTCATCTCGGCCTCGAACAGCACGGTGAACCCCTACATATTCCTCTTCTTTCAAAAGAGCAGCGAAAGTGCCAAGCGGAAGCGATTCGTGATGCCCTTCCGTAAAGACGCCGTAGCGGAGCTTCCCGATGGCCGCTCCAGTTGCCGTAACGGAGGCCTCGAGCTGTACCCGGCTCCGGGAAAATGCAACTCGCCGCCCGTGTTCACCCTCGCCCCGAGGGAGAGCAGCGTCGCCTGTTCCTCGTGTCTACCCACCGAACTCAGCAGCTTATGA
- the LOC135912435 gene encoding oxytocin receptor-like isoform X1: MPSDLSFFFFSSEELTGRTSSEPPFHLISQSRRELQPAPNSGIIGPMVGNEKQPCAMPDISTRTSSHAALQDSARNATFNLSSLQTTDIGNSSEESVFGPQYHSHVRITVIIIMVAFSIAGNCVVCWRLLRNHRRRRYQKAHILFLNLAVADLLVTTVTMTSQMVWEIMGRAWIAGDAFCRVFKVLQTFALASSTYMIVSIALDRHFAIVYPLAACLAPSHLAAGSWLASLIPSLPNLYMFRLVEASENLQYCASVFYARKADSPLPRQLYMTFVFLSVFVLPLILLVVLYGRILIEIWKQSSALKNRHQTASPFPKAKVKTIKLTAAIFIAFLVTNVPYMVLEMVLAFAGTGASLDQNMVALFGVISASNSTVNPYIFLFFQKSSESAKRKRFVMPFRKDAVAELPDGRSSCRNGGLELYPAPGKCNSPPVFTLAPRESSVACSSCLPTELSSL; encoded by the exons ccCTTCCATTTGATCTCGCAGTCAAGACGGGAACTTCAGCCAGCACCAAACTCTGGAATTATAGGCCCTATGGTGGGGAACGAGAAGCAACCTTGCGCGATGCCGGACATCTCCACAAGGACCTCCAGCCATGCCGCCTTGCAAGACAGCGCAAGGAACGCCACCTTTAACTTATCATCCCTGCAAACCACCGATATTGGAAACAGTAGTGAAGAGTCCGTCTTCGGTCCTCAGTACCATAGTCATGTGCGCATCACTGTTATTATAATCATGGTCGCTTTCTCAATCGCTGGCAACTGCGTCGTCTGCTGGCGGCTGCTACGAAACCATCGCCGCAGGCGCTACCAGAAAGCGCACATACTGTTCTTGAACCTCGCCGTTGCCGACCTTCTTGTTACAACCGTGACGATGACATCGCAAATGGTGTGGGAGATCATGGGCCGCGCTTGGATTGCCGGTGACGCATTCTGCAGAGTGTTTAAGGTTCTCCAAACTTTCGCACTAGCGTCTTCCACCTACATGATCGTGAGCATAGCTCTGGACAGGCACTTCGCGATCGTGTACCCGCTCGCCGCCTGCTTGGCGCCGTCACACCTGGCAGCCGGGTCATGGCTCGCCTCACTGATCCCTTCTCTGCCCAATCTGTACATGTTCCGGCTCGTTGAGGCCAGCGAAAATCTCCAATACTGCGCGTCGGTTTTCTACGCCCGTAAGGCAGACTCGCCGCTTCCTCGCCAACTGTACATGACCTTCGTTTTCCTCAGCGTGTTCGTACTTCCCCTCATTCTGCTGGTTGTGCTTTACGGTCGCATCCTGATCGAGATTTGGAAACAGAGCTCGGCGCTCAAGAATCGACACCAGACTGCCTCGCCTTTCCCAAAGGCCAAG GTGAAAACCATCAAGCTCACTGCCGCCATTTTCATCGCATTCTTGGTGACGAACGTACCCTACATGGTACTGGAAATGGTCCTGGCCTTTGCCGGCACCGGCGCCTCTCTGGATCAAAACATGGTGGCGCTGTTCGGCGTCATCTCGGCCTCGAACAGCACGGTGAACCCCTACATATTCCTCTTCTTTCAAAAGAGCAGCGAAAGTGCCAAGCGGAAGCGATTCGTGATGCCCTTCCGTAAAGACGCCGTAGCGGAGCTTCCCGATGGCCGCTCCAGTTGCCGTAACGGAGGCCTCGAGCTGTACCCGGCTCCGGGAAAATGCAACTCGCCGCCCGTGTTCACCCTCGCCCCGAGGGAGAGCAGCGTCGCCTGTTCCTCGTGTCTACCCACCGAACTCAGCAGCTTATGA